One Quadrisphaera sp. RL12-1S DNA segment encodes these proteins:
- a CDS encoding DUF6414 family protein, with the protein MHLLSRASWSARSWLGRRWRRWRRRRAWEGTRREFVYLDEVSVISLVAARHGSVIETLKSTITDTTTSEVGSSLSTPAAAGLPSAGLTSKNSSANSSAREVVRRAVIQGTFRDLRLEDAGLKISVDDHKKDGDFPAMRTVKDLSHHLRGMAKVRRAVRVADLVRGDVIEARVELRAERTYQLATAITSTVDMLSERPGAFGVGEQSLAEATPIVGLLSRLLVDLVPLAARMTSHRLVDCEGEAWLIDADVIAKGSELDLECQYATIAGVTEASLYWKDVRRLLFDGSEYSIYARLAKPGLAQNWSPVKLANVLESISPELGEQLRQISNVFDGAQYSPVDESPVEISAILMEDGLLPFGRSLTQGRGQTVSETSLTFVAASAASTFGDVTDLEDISRVREAYDAVLQFIEESAPTATDRVDRTWVQLLRDAHHQAVLLAVSSATSKNTATAVPLPAPQNFLEVEVTAIYW; encoded by the coding sequence ATGCATCTGCTATCTCGGGCCTCATGGTCAGCGAGGAGCTGGCTCGGGCGCCGTTGGCGACGGTGGCGACGACGGCGCGCTTGGGAGGGGACACGACGGGAGTTCGTATATCTGGACGAAGTAAGTGTCATCAGCCTGGTGGCCGCCCGCCATGGCTCCGTGATCGAAACCCTTAAGAGCACCATCACAGACACCACGACGTCTGAGGTGGGCTCATCGTTGAGCACTCCTGCCGCGGCTGGCCTGCCTAGTGCAGGGCTTACCAGCAAGAACTCGTCCGCAAACAGCTCGGCCCGGGAAGTCGTGCGCCGCGCAGTCATTCAAGGAACCTTTCGTGACCTTCGCCTTGAGGATGCGGGCCTCAAGATTTCGGTAGACGATCACAAGAAGGACGGGGACTTCCCGGCCATGCGGACTGTGAAGGACCTAAGTCATCATCTGCGGGGAATGGCAAAGGTTCGCCGGGCCGTAAGAGTGGCGGACCTCGTGCGAGGAGATGTAATCGAGGCTCGAGTGGAGTTACGGGCCGAGAGGACATATCAATTGGCCACAGCAATCACCTCCACCGTGGATATGTTAAGCGAACGACCAGGCGCTTTTGGTGTCGGTGAGCAATCGCTTGCTGAGGCAACACCCATCGTGGGACTCCTCTCGCGACTACTAGTTGACCTAGTGCCTTTAGCAGCCAGGATGACCAGTCATCGCTTGGTCGACTGCGAAGGAGAAGCGTGGTTGATTGACGCTGATGTGATCGCCAAGGGCAGTGAGCTGGACCTGGAATGTCAATACGCGACGATCGCTGGCGTGACAGAGGCATCTCTCTATTGGAAGGATGTTCGTCGACTTCTATTTGATGGGTCAGAATACTCAATTTATGCCAGACTGGCCAAGCCCGGCCTGGCGCAGAATTGGTCTCCCGTCAAGTTGGCGAACGTCCTGGAGTCAATTTCCCCAGAGTTAGGGGAGCAGTTGCGTCAGATCTCTAATGTCTTTGATGGAGCGCAGTACTCTCCAGTTGACGAGTCGCCAGTCGAGATATCGGCCATTCTAATGGAGGATGGACTTCTGCCCTTCGGGCGATCGCTGACCCAAGGGAGAGGACAGACCGTGTCCGAGACTAGCTTGACGTTCGTCGCAGCGTCGGCGGCCAGCACCTTCGGCGATGTGACCGATCTAGAGGACATCTCAAGGGTCCGCGAGGCCTACGATGCCGTGTTGCAATTCATTGAGGAGAGTGCACCGACCGCGACTGACCGCGTCGATAGGACGTGGGTGCAACTGTTGCGCGATGCGCACCACCAGGCCGTACTGTTAGCCGTGTCGTCAGCAACATCTAAAAACACGGCGACTGCTGTCCCGTTGCCCGCCCCACAGAACTTCCTTGAAGTCGAGGTAACGGCCATATACTGGTGA
- a CDS encoding plasmid mobilization protein: protein MSAVAQRPGRARRYTKARDRQVKFRATAEEYALLVEAARSAGLTPSGYAAEAALAAARGVRAPSLLPMREALVELMAARTQVRRFAVNVNQAVKALNATGEAPDWLATAVAITDESNANRH, encoded by the coding sequence GTGAGCGCCGTCGCCCAGCGCCCTGGTCGGGCGCGCCGGTACACCAAAGCCCGGGACCGCCAGGTGAAGTTCCGCGCCACGGCCGAGGAGTACGCGCTGCTGGTGGAGGCCGCCCGGTCGGCGGGGCTGACGCCATCGGGGTACGCCGCTGAGGCGGCGCTGGCGGCTGCACGGGGTGTGCGGGCGCCGTCGCTGCTGCCAATGCGCGAGGCGCTGGTGGAGCTGATGGCGGCGCGCACTCAGGTGCGCAGGTTCGCCGTGAATGTGAACCAGGCCGTCAAGGCGCTGAACGCCACGGGGGAGGCGCCGGACTGGCTGGCGACGGCCGTGGCCATCACGGATGAATCGAACGCCAACAGACACTAG